In Janthinobacterium sp. J1-1, a single genomic region encodes these proteins:
- a CDS encoding PepSY domain-containing protein gives MMTFTLKRLLYQLHRWTGIAACVLMLLWFVSGMVMLFVGYPKLTPWERLGALPALASTVSPAGCCQPLARVAIPVDAREIVLTTVAGRPAYRVRDGAGRPRLFDAGSGKAIGPASVATALASARAFVPGADAHYLGLVQEDRWTHSRALDTHRPLHQVQLDDGAQTMLYLSSATGEVLLDAPRQQRLWNFIGAWLHWVYPLRNHSTDPVWSWIVIIASAPATFTALTGTVAGIWRWRFKGRYKSGARTPYRESWMRWHHVTGLLFAGFVCAWIFSGLMSMNPLRIFDPHGQRPDLAAWQGATPATVRLDVTPPQALNLLADHGFHAVELEWRVLDKQPYLLARDGAARTRLLMRHDGQMLVREQWPQEPLLQAADRLMPGMAAGSEWLRTYDAYYYGREPEAMMGAMERRLPVLRVRFDDPQANWVYLDPYTGTVALAVDRRQRVGRWLFSFLHSWDLPPLLRAGPWREGVLILLSLGGLALSATGIVIGWRRLRTWWRARLKPV, from the coding sequence ATGATGACATTCACACTCAAACGCTTGCTGTATCAGTTGCACCGCTGGACGGGTATCGCTGCCTGCGTGCTGATGCTGCTGTGGTTTGTCAGCGGCATGGTGATGCTGTTTGTCGGCTACCCGAAGCTGACGCCGTGGGAGCGGCTGGGGGCGCTGCCCGCCCTGGCGTCAACCGTGTCGCCGGCCGGCTGCTGCCAGCCCCTGGCGCGGGTGGCGATCCCCGTCGATGCGCGCGAGATCGTGCTGACCACGGTGGCAGGCAGGCCCGCCTACCGCGTGCGCGATGGGGCTGGCCGCCCGCGGCTGTTCGATGCGGGCAGCGGCAAGGCGATCGGGCCGGCAAGTGTTGCCACCGCGCTGGCGTCGGCGCGCGCCTTTGTGCCGGGTGCGGACGCGCACTACCTGGGCCTGGTACAGGAAGACCGCTGGACGCACTCGCGCGCCCTCGATACCCACCGGCCCTTGCACCAGGTACAACTGGACGATGGTGCGCAGACCATGTTGTACCTGTCGTCGGCCACCGGCGAGGTGCTGCTCGATGCGCCGCGCCAGCAGCGGCTATGGAATTTTATCGGTGCCTGGCTGCACTGGGTCTATCCCTTGCGCAACCATTCCACCGATCCCGTGTGGAGCTGGATCGTGATCATCGCCTCGGCGCCGGCCACCTTCACGGCCCTGACGGGTACCGTGGCCGGCATCTGGCGCTGGCGATTCAAGGGGCGCTACAAGTCGGGCGCGCGCACGCCGTACCGGGAATCGTGGATGCGCTGGCACCATGTGACGGGGCTGCTGTTTGCCGGCTTTGTGTGCGCCTGGATCTTCAGCGGGCTGATGTCGATGAATCCGCTGCGCATCTTCGATCCCCATGGCCAGCGGCCGGACCTGGCCGCCTGGCAGGGCGCCACGCCGGCGACAGTCCGGCTGGACGTGACGCCGCCGCAAGCGTTGAATCTGCTTGCGGATCACGGTTTTCATGCGGTCGAACTGGAATGGCGGGTGCTGGACAAACAGCCCTATCTGCTGGCCCGCGACGGGGCGGCGCGCACGCGGCTGCTGATGCGGCACGACGGCCAGATGTTGGTGCGCGAGCAATGGCCGCAGGAGCCACTGTTGCAGGCGGCGGACAGGCTGATGCCGGGCATGGCCGCCGGCAGCGAGTGGCTGAGGACATACGACGCCTATTATTATGGCCGCGAACCGGAAGCGATGATGGGCGCCATGGAACGCCGCCTGCCCGTGCTGCGCGTACGCTTCGATGACCCGCAAGCCAACTGGGTCTATCTCGACCCGTATACCGGCACCGTGGCCCTCGCTGTGGACCGGCGCCAGCGCGTTGGCCGCTGGCTGTTCAGCTTCCTGCACAGCTGGGACTTGCCGCCGCTGCTGCGCGCCGGACCGTGGCGTGAAGGCGTATTGATATTGCTGAGCCTGGGCGGATTGGCCCTGAGTGCCACTGGCATCGTGATCGGCTGGCGGCGCCTGCGCACTTGGTGGCGAGCAAGGCTGAAGCCGGTATAA
- a CDS encoding TonB-dependent receptor — protein MLPCAALAAEEATLPSVTVTADKAGSLNTPASTGSTLALTLMQTPASVELISREQLEQRGDSKLADAITRAAGISSMAHPGNGGSSLSARGFTDTSSVMRLYDGVRQYGGVGLTFPFDTWSVERIEVLRGPASVIYGDGAIGGVVNVIPKKPTRGAIRNEVQATLGSDNTQRLGLGSGGAIDEHWSYRLDASGNRSDGWVAMGQSRELAFSGALEWNATPDLRFTLRHAQGLQHPMRYFGTPTVNGRQLSALRDKNYNVSDSIIRYDDRWSGLGMEWTASSTTSVRARLYHIDSQRHYRNAETYAYNAGTGLVDRSGDTEILHDQRQNGATATVSHTGTLLGLANQASVGVDLSSSRFQHTNNTYAGRPDPASVDPFNPIAGHFLSEQPTLPRYRNGARQYALFAENRIELTPAWAVIAGLRHDHADVRRRNLVSGQNEFDQSYDNTGWRLGTVFDVMNDLALYAQFARAADPVGGLLMISSANSKFDLSTGKQLEVGLKQSFWGRRGEWTLAAYAIRKNNLLARDPLNPQLRVQVGQRSSRGVEATLGMDVAHGWRLDANASVLRARYDDFVEAEAGRAVSRAGQVPPDVAQQLANAWLSWNFMPGWSASGGARYVGRRYADSANRIAMPAYATADLALRWQAAPDTTVSLRAANVFDKHYFTTAYYTSNQWFNGPGRSVEATVHHRF, from the coding sequence ATGCTTCCTTGCGCCGCCCTGGCGGCCGAAGAGGCGACCTTGCCATCGGTCACCGTCACCGCCGACAAGGCCGGCAGCTTGAACACGCCGGCCTCGACCGGCTCCACCCTGGCGCTGACACTCATGCAAACCCCGGCCAGCGTCGAGCTGATCTCGCGCGAGCAGCTGGAACAGCGCGGCGACAGCAAGCTGGCCGACGCCATCACGCGCGCCGCCGGCATCAGTTCCATGGCCCATCCGGGCAATGGCGGCAGTTCGCTGTCGGCGCGCGGCTTTACCGACACCAGCTCCGTCATGCGCCTGTATGACGGCGTGCGCCAGTACGGCGGCGTGGGCCTGACTTTTCCGTTCGACACCTGGTCGGTCGAACGCATCGAGGTGCTGCGCGGGCCCGCGTCCGTGATCTACGGCGACGGCGCGATCGGCGGCGTGGTCAATGTGATCCCGAAAAAACCCACGCGCGGCGCCATCCGCAACGAAGTGCAGGCGACGCTCGGCAGCGACAACACCCAGCGCCTGGGCCTGGGCAGCGGCGGCGCCATCGATGAACACTGGTCGTACAGGCTGGACGCCAGCGGCAACCGTTCGGACGGCTGGGTCGCCATGGGCCAGTCGCGCGAACTGGCGTTTTCGGGCGCGCTGGAATGGAATGCGACACCAGACCTGCGCTTCACCTTGCGCCATGCCCAGGGCTTGCAGCATCCGATGCGCTATTTCGGCACGCCCACCGTCAACGGCCGCCAATTGAGCGCCTTGCGCGACAAAAACTACAATGTCAGCGACAGCATCATCCGCTATGACGACCGCTGGAGCGGGCTGGGCATGGAATGGACGGCCTCCAGCACCACCAGCGTGCGCGCCAGGCTCTACCATATCGACAGCCAGCGCCATTACCGCAATGCCGAAACCTATGCCTACAATGCGGGCACCGGCCTGGTCGACCGCTCGGGCGATACCGAGATCCTGCACGACCAGCGGCAAAACGGCGCCACCGCCACCGTCAGCCATACCGGTACCTTGCTGGGCCTGGCCAACCAGGCGTCGGTCGGCGTCGACCTGAGCAGCAGCCGCTTCCAGCACACCAACAATACCTATGCGGGCAGGCCCGATCCCGCCTCGGTCGACCCATTCAACCCGATAGCCGGCCATTTTCTCAGCGAGCAGCCCACCTTGCCGCGCTACCGCAATGGCGCCCGGCAATACGCACTGTTTGCCGAAAACCGCATCGAACTGACACCAGCCTGGGCCGTGATCGCCGGCCTGCGCCACGACCATGCCGACGTGCGCCGGCGCAACCTGGTCAGCGGCCAGAACGAGTTCGACCAGTCGTATGACAATACCGGCTGGCGGCTGGGCACGGTGTTCGACGTCATGAACGACCTGGCCCTGTATGCGCAATTTGCGCGCGCGGCCGATCCGGTCGGCGGCCTGCTGATGATTTCCAGCGCCAACAGCAAGTTTGACCTGTCCACCGGCAAGCAGCTGGAAGTGGGCCTGAAACAGTCATTCTGGGGCCGGCGCGGCGAGTGGACTCTGGCCGCCTACGCCATCCGCAAGAACAATCTGCTGGCGCGAGACCCGCTCAATCCGCAATTGCGGGTGCAGGTGGGCCAGCGTTCCTCGCGCGGCGTCGAGGCGACCTTGGGCATGGACGTGGCGCATGGCTGGCGGCTGGACGCCAACGCCAGCGTGCTGCGCGCCCGCTATGACGACTTTGTCGAGGCGGAGGCCGGCCGCGCCGTCTCGCGCGCCGGCCAGGTGCCGCCCGATGTGGCGCAGCAGCTGGCAAATGCCTGGCTGAGCTGGAATTTCATGCCGGGCTGGAGCGCCAGCGGCGGCGCCCGCTATGTGGGCCGCCGCTATGCCGACAGCGCCAACCGTATCGCCATGCCGGCCTACGCCACGGCGGACCTGGCGCTGCGCTGGCAGGCGGCGCCGGACACCACCGTTTCCTTGCGCGCGGCCAATGTGTTTGACAAACATTATTTCACGACCGCCTATTACACCAGCAATCAGTGGTTCAACGGGCCGGGGCGCAGCGTGGAAGCGACCGTGCATCACCGCTTCTGA
- a CDS encoding DUF2946 domain-containing protein: protein MKRRTLQIWLAIMAVLFAAIAPSISHALAAPAVSIPSSLLMQICTVDGVMEAGSDVKKPGMDPVVHAFEHCPYCSTHAGSFALLPGLSLSFAVSGGHDVYPPLYYRAPAPLFLWSSGNPRGPPALA, encoded by the coding sequence ATGAAACGACGAACGCTGCAGATCTGGCTGGCCATCATGGCCGTGCTGTTTGCCGCCATTGCGCCGTCGATTTCGCATGCGCTGGCCGCGCCCGCCGTTTCCATTCCATCGTCGCTGCTGATGCAGATCTGTACCGTCGACGGTGTGATGGAGGCGGGTTCGGACGTGAAAAAACCGGGCATGGACCCGGTCGTTCATGCTTTCGAGCATTGCCCGTATTGCAGCACGCATGCGGGCTCGTTTGCCCTGCTGCCTGGTTTGTCGCTGAGCTTTGCCGTCAGCGGCGGCCATGATGTCTATCCTCCCCTGTATTACCGCGCGCCGGCGCCGCTGTTTCTGTGGTCGTCCGGCAATCCGCGCGGGCCTCCCGCCCTGGCTTAA
- a CDS encoding TonB-dependent siderophore receptor, whose translation MPQPRFYPVPLIIVVAIAASLAAAPVLAQGAATYAIALPAQPLGAALNELARQARFQLLVHPDLVAGKNAPAVSGSLSAQQALERLLAGSGLQAAQEGRVVVVKPVPKADTVTLAGVSVTASAERETPTGPVTGYVAKRSAAGSKTDTAIIDTPQSISVVTNDELRNRQAETLSQALNYTPGFTSQPTSFNRTADRFRIRGMDVESATSGSMRDGLRLQSNSYDGTQEPFGLERVEVLRGAASVLYGQLSPGGVINAVSKRPTSAPVRELQLQTGSNDRKQLAIDVGGKVPGSDTLDYRLTMLDRKSNTAQDYLNDDKLYIAPALTWRPSAATSLTILSFYQKTATRFSAPLPYQLVEGVGTGPVRIGREAFIGEPDYDKMTGDMHAIGYEFEHRFSDRLKLSHKLRYFEADVTWNYLQAQTTAAAIRNASERGLLARQYSDRRERARGIVSDTNMAGNWQWMGMEHAVLAGVDAYQTTYDSRNFRGNAPTLNLLTYNYGQPVVVNRARSVDRGSRIETLQKGIYLQDQVSLGETWTMLLGARHDWASQDQTLRRNGARVDKDDSATTWRAGLVYKTAGGIAPYVSYSESFFPVAAADANGQSFKPTGGKQYEAGVRYQPPGSNMLLSAAVYELTQTDVLKYDAGNDVYRQAGQVRSKGLELEAKADLGRGASLIASYAYTDARTTRSTIASEIGQRSEDTPFHQAALWLDYSFAGLGLPQLTTGAGARYKGSTQPSGMARAMPAYTVLDAMLSYRLSRHWQLTGNVSNLANKQFTYCEFAICRYGDERQATATLSYQW comes from the coding sequence ATGCCGCAGCCCCGTTTTTATCCTGTTCCCCTGATCATCGTCGTCGCTATCGCCGCCAGCCTGGCCGCCGCGCCTGTGCTGGCACAAGGCGCCGCCACCTACGCCATCGCCTTGCCGGCCCAGCCGCTGGGCGCGGCCCTCAATGAGCTGGCGCGCCAGGCCCGCTTCCAGTTGCTCGTCCATCCCGACCTGGTGGCCGGCAAGAATGCGCCGGCCGTGTCGGGAAGCCTGAGCGCGCAGCAGGCGCTCGAGCGCTTGCTGGCCGGCAGCGGCTTGCAGGCGGCACAGGAAGGCAGGGTGGTCGTGGTCAAGCCGGTCCCCAAGGCTGATACCGTGACCTTGGCAGGAGTGAGCGTCACGGCCAGCGCCGAGCGCGAAACGCCGACCGGCCCGGTGACCGGCTATGTAGCGAAACGCTCGGCCGCCGGCAGCAAGACCGATACGGCCATCATCGATACGCCGCAGTCGATCTCGGTCGTCACCAATGACGAATTGCGCAACCGCCAGGCCGAAACCCTGTCGCAGGCCCTCAATTACACGCCCGGCTTCACCAGCCAGCCCACCAGCTTCAACCGCACGGCCGACCGTTTCCGCATCCGCGGCATGGATGTGGAGTCCGCCACCAGCGGTTCCATGCGCGATGGCCTGCGCCTGCAAAGCAATTCCTACGACGGCACGCAGGAGCCGTTCGGCCTGGAAAGGGTGGAAGTGCTGCGCGGTGCGGCCTCGGTGCTGTACGGCCAGCTGTCGCCGGGCGGCGTGATCAACGCCGTCAGCAAGCGCCCGACCAGCGCGCCGGTGCGCGAACTCCAGCTGCAAACGGGCAGCAATGACCGCAAGCAGCTGGCCATCGACGTGGGCGGCAAGGTGCCCGGCAGCGACACGCTGGACTATCGCCTGACCATGCTGGACCGCAAGAGCAATACCGCGCAGGACTACCTGAACGACGACAAGCTGTATATCGCGCCCGCGCTGACCTGGCGCCCCAGCGCCGCTACCTCGCTGACCATCCTGTCGTTCTATCAGAAGACGGCCACGCGTTTTTCCGCGCCGCTGCCGTACCAGCTGGTCGAAGGCGTCGGTACCGGCCCGGTGCGCATAGGGCGCGAGGCGTTTATCGGCGAGCCCGACTACGACAAGATGACGGGCGACATGCACGCGATCGGCTATGAATTCGAGCACCGCTTCAGCGACAGGCTCAAGCTCAGCCACAAGCTGCGCTATTTCGAGGCGGACGTGACGTGGAACTACCTGCAGGCGCAGACCACGGCGGCGGCGATCCGCAACGCCAGCGAGCGCGGCCTGCTGGCGCGCCAGTACAGCGACCGGCGCGAACGGGCGCGCGGCATCGTCAGCGACACGAATATGGCCGGCAACTGGCAGTGGATGGGCATGGAACACGCTGTGCTGGCCGGCGTGGACGCCTACCAGACCACCTATGACTCGCGCAACTTTCGCGGCAACGCACCGACCCTGAACTTGCTCACCTATAACTATGGCCAGCCGGTGGTGGTCAACCGCGCGCGCAGCGTCGACCGCGGTTCGCGCATAGAAACGCTACAAAAAGGGATCTACCTGCAGGACCAGGTCAGCCTGGGCGAGACCTGGACCATGCTGCTGGGCGCGCGCCACGACTGGGCCAGTCAGGACCAGACCCTGCGCCGCAACGGCGCCAGGGTGGACAAGGACGACTCGGCCACCACCTGGCGCGCCGGCCTGGTCTACAAGACGGCCGGCGGCATCGCGCCCTATGTCAGCTACAGCGAATCGTTCTTCCCGGTGGCGGCGGCCGATGCCAACGGCCAGTCCTTCAAGCCGACGGGCGGCAAGCAGTATGAAGCCGGCGTGCGCTACCAGCCGCCCGGCAGCAATATGCTGCTGAGCGCGGCCGTGTACGAGCTGACGCAAACCGATGTGCTGAAATACGACGCCGGCAATGACGTCTACCGCCAGGCGGGCCAGGTGCGCTCGAAAGGGCTGGAACTGGAAGCGAAGGCGGATCTCGGCCGTGGCGCCAGCCTGATCGCGTCCTACGCCTATACGGATGCGCGCACCACGCGCAGCACGATTGCCAGCGAAATCGGCCAGCGCAGCGAAGACACGCCGTTCCACCAGGCCGCCCTGTGGCTGGACTACAGCTTCGCCGGCCTGGGCCTGCCGCAGCTGACCACCGGCGCCGGCGCGCGCTACAAAGGGTCGACCCAGCCGTCCGGCATGGCCCGCGCCATGCCGGCGTATACCGTGCTGGACGCCATGCTCAGCTACCGCCTCAGCCGCCACTGGCAGCTGACAGGCAATGTCAGCAACCTGGCCAACAAGCAATTTACCTATTGCGAGTTTGCCATCTGCCGCTATGGCGATGAGCGCCAGGCCACCGCCACCTTGTCCTACCAGTGGTAA
- a CDS encoding histidine kinase has product MTPPLSTPAVSAGARRLLPTARQVLVVALFTLGLSWILHLLSGTSYLGVFGRIGFIGAALLMAYAAAEALRPRWLPLGAARLLAVVLAAPVAALATAVATQRGQFIAYLADTQTRVGHFLMVLLAVLFGLLFSLLAMRSERKERERADRLQAELEKNTLARELVDARLRLLQAQIEPHFLFNTLANVEALVATGSANAGPVLRHLIAYLRAAMPRLHDADATLATELQLVRAYLELMRLRMPDRLQFTVADAAWAGSLRFPAMALLTLVENAVRHGIDPALEGGSIEVGASVAAASGEITVWVSDTGVGMSETAQPGTGLANLRSRLQGCYGAGARLVLHEVAPHGMRAELCFTAPLAA; this is encoded by the coding sequence ATGACGCCACCGCTATCCACTCCTGCTGTTTCCGCTGGCGCGCGCCGGCTGCTGCCCACCGCGCGTCAGGTGCTGGTGGTGGCCCTATTTACGCTGGGGCTGTCGTGGATATTGCACCTGCTCAGCGGTACCTCCTACCTGGGCGTGTTCGGCCGCATCGGCTTTATCGGCGCCGCCTTGCTGATGGCCTACGCGGCGGCCGAGGCCCTGCGTCCGCGCTGGCTGCCGCTGGGCGCGGCGCGCCTGCTGGCGGTGGTGCTGGCCGCGCCGGTGGCGGCGCTGGCGACGGCGGTCGCCACCCAGCGCGGCCAGTTCATCGCCTATCTGGCCGACACCCAGACCCGCGTCGGCCACTTCCTGATGGTGCTGCTGGCCGTGTTGTTCGGCCTGCTGTTTTCCCTGCTGGCGATGCGCAGCGAACGCAAGGAGCGCGAGCGCGCCGACCGCCTGCAGGCCGAACTGGAAAAAAACACCCTGGCGCGCGAACTGGTGGACGCGCGCCTGCGCCTGCTGCAGGCGCAGATCGAGCCGCATTTCCTGTTCAACACCCTGGCCAACGTGGAAGCACTGGTGGCCACCGGGTCGGCCAATGCCGGGCCGGTGCTGCGCCACCTGATTGCCTACCTGCGCGCCGCCATGCCGCGCCTGCACGATGCCGATGCCACGCTGGCGACGGAATTGCAGCTGGTGCGCGCCTATCTGGAACTGATGCGCCTGCGCATGCCCGACCGCCTGCAATTTACCGTGGCTGACGCCGCCTGGGCCGGCAGCCTGCGTTTTCCTGCCATGGCCTTGCTGACCCTGGTGGAAAACGCCGTGCGCCACGGCATCGATCCGGCCCTGGAGGGCGGCAGCATCGAGGTCGGCGCCAGCGTCGCGGCGGCCAGCGGAGAAATCACCGTCTGGGTCAGCGACACGGGCGTGGGCATGAGCGAAACCGCCCAGCCCGGCACGGGTCTGGCCAATCTGCGCAGCCGCCTGCAAGGCTGTTATGGGGCCGGTGCACGCCTGGTCCTGCATGAAGTGGCGCCGCACGGCATGCGCGCCGAATTGTGTTTTACTGCGCCCCTAGCGGCATGA
- a CDS encoding FecR domain-containing protein: MVRDRDAAADPVQESYARVLAVRNAGQEIPEPRALLHQTARRLIIDHHRREAIRQHDDLDGLPESEQPAAPAHLEPESVYAHEQHALAFVAVIDALPPRCREAFVLNRFEGTVAPGSGRANGYFKAHGGAAYYPRGTGLQGLRGTPGRARHLAAGGEAGTAGMNQHDTISHTVDLDLVAASWQVRRQDGLSTQEEAQFQAWLALDATHRQAYARMEGVWSGLGELHPTAVAQLARAVPARKKPAFGLRRLATAALAICVLGTGWLGWDHYQRQPIFHQSFASARGELLDVHLPDGSVMKLDTATRVEVTLYRQRREVRLPEGQVMFSVRHDSQKPFEVLTDTLRVTVVGTRFAVRNTHAGFGQAGEAVTVEDGRVRVATAGSASAVELTAGESVQANRAGALGTVDTRLAHGALLWREGRINFDGTPLAQAVAEFERYGDTRLVIKDPIVAAMRVNGSFDARLAADFGSALPLVLPVRLREQGGVTEIVAAGKPAK; this comes from the coding sequence ATGGTACGCGACCGCGATGCTGCCGCCGACCCGGTGCAGGAAAGCTACGCCCGCGTGCTGGCCGTGCGCAATGCCGGCCAGGAGATCCCCGAGCCACGCGCCTTGCTGCACCAGACGGCGCGGCGCTTGATCATCGACCACCACCGGCGCGAGGCGATCCGCCAGCACGACGATCTCGACGGCCTGCCCGAATCGGAACAGCCGGCCGCGCCCGCGCACCTGGAACCGGAATCCGTGTATGCCCACGAACAGCATGCGCTGGCGTTTGTCGCCGTGATCGACGCGCTGCCGCCGCGTTGCCGCGAAGCATTCGTGCTGAACCGTTTCGAGGGGACTGTCGCACCAGGAAGTGGCCGAGCAAATGGGTATTTCAAAGCACATGGTGGCGCAGCATATTATCCGCGCGGTACTGGCCTGCAAGGCCTGCGAGGAACGCCTGGGCGTGCCCGCCACCTGGCCGCAGGCGGTGAAGCGGGGACGGCCGGCATGAACCAGCATGACACGATCAGCCACACCGTTGACCTCGACCTGGTAGCGGCCAGCTGGCAGGTGCGCCGCCAGGATGGCTTGAGCACACAGGAAGAGGCGCAGTTCCAGGCCTGGCTGGCTCTTGATGCCACGCATCGGCAGGCTTATGCGCGCATGGAAGGCGTGTGGAGCGGGCTGGGCGAACTGCATCCCACTGCCGTGGCGCAACTGGCCAGGGCGGTGCCGGCGCGCAAAAAACCGGCGTTCGGCCTGCGGCGCTTGGCGACGGCAGCACTGGCCATCTGCGTGCTGGGCACCGGCTGGCTGGGCTGGGATCATTACCAGCGGCAGCCGATTTTCCATCAAAGCTTTGCCAGCGCACGCGGCGAACTGCTCGATGTGCACCTGCCCGACGGCAGCGTGATGAAGCTCGATACGGCCACCAGGGTGGAAGTGACCCTGTACCGCCAGCGGCGCGAAGTGCGCCTGCCGGAAGGGCAAGTCATGTTTTCGGTGCGGCACGACAGCCAGAAACCGTTCGAGGTACTGACCGATACCTTGCGCGTGACCGTGGTCGGCACGCGCTTTGCCGTACGCAATACCCATGCCGGCTTCGGGCAGGCGGGTGAAGCCGTGACGGTGGAGGACGGGCGTGTGCGGGTTGCCACGGCCGGCAGCGCCAGCGCGGTGGAACTGACGGCCGGCGAATCGGTGCAGGCCAACCGGGCAGGCGCGCTGGGCACGGTCGACACCCGGCTTGCCCACGGCGCCTTGCTGTGGCGCGAAGGCCGCATCAATTTCGACGGCACGCCTTTGGCGCAGGCGGTGGCGGAATTCGAACGCTATGGCGATACCCGGCTGGTGATCAAGGATCCCATCGTCGCCGCCATGCGCGTCAATGGCAGTTTCGATGCGCGCCTGGCGGCCGATTTCGGCAGCGCCTTGCCACTGGTGTTGCCGGTGCGCTTGCGCGAGCAGGGTGGCGTGACGGAAATCGTGGCGGCGGGCAAGCCCGCCAAATAA
- a CDS encoding LytTR family DNA-binding domain-containing protein: protein MKPVSALIADDEPLLRERLRSHLARLWPALRLLDDARNGQEALELFELHQPEIVFLDIHMPGINGIAVARAMARRAQLVFVTAYEQYAVQAFEQGAVDYLVKPVDADRLADTIDRLRQRLTSAPPAGALDAMFDQLAARLAQPPARLQWIKASVGASVRLIPVEQVRFLRAEEKYTLVAWEEGEALIRKSIRELAEQLDPERFVQTHRSVIVNLAHVSEVVRGLNETAELHLRGGGQVLPVSRSYLHHFRQM, encoded by the coding sequence ATGAAACCAGTTTCGGCGCTGATCGCCGACGACGAACCGCTGCTGCGCGAACGCTTGCGCAGCCACCTGGCCAGGCTGTGGCCCGCGCTGCGACTGCTGGACGACGCACGCAATGGCCAGGAGGCGCTGGAACTGTTCGAGCTGCACCAGCCGGAGATCGTCTTTCTCGATATTCATATGCCGGGAATAAACGGCATCGCGGTGGCGCGCGCCATGGCGCGCCGCGCCCAGTTGGTGTTCGTCACCGCGTATGAACAATATGCGGTACAGGCGTTCGAGCAGGGCGCCGTCGACTACCTGGTAAAACCCGTCGATGCGGATCGCCTGGCCGACACCATCGACCGTTTGCGACAGCGCCTGACCAGTGCGCCGCCGGCAGGCGCGCTGGACGCCATGTTTGATCAGCTGGCCGCGCGCCTGGCACAGCCGCCAGCGCGCTTGCAATGGATCAAGGCATCGGTCGGCGCCAGCGTGCGGCTGATCCCTGTCGAGCAGGTGCGCTTCCTGCGCGCCGAAGAAAAGTACACGCTGGTGGCGTGGGAGGAGGGCGAGGCGCTGATACGCAAGAGCATACGCGAGCTGGCCGAACAACTGGACCCCGAACGTTTCGTGCAGACCCACCGCTCGGTGATCGTCAACCTGGCCCATGTCAGCGAAGTGGTGCGGGGCCTCAACGAAACGGCGGAACTCCATCTGCGCGGCGGGGGCCAGGTATTGCCCGTCAGCCGCAGCTATCTGCATCATTTCCGCCAAATGTGA
- a CDS encoding PepSY-associated TM helix domain-containing protein: protein MRAVMLPVHRYVGLLLAVFLAMAGITGSLLAWNEELEAAISPQLFHVTAPATATRIDPVLLHARVAARYPHALAARLPLEFSDGRSVLFALRPLSKGQPLPNDQVFVDPYTGQTLGERRWGDIRQGAKNLMPFIYRLHYSLALDGIGTVLFGIVALLWTLDCFAGAWLTLPNRPASGEPARRWPARWWQAWKFRSGSTYKISFNLHRAGGLWTWAMLFVLAWSSVAFNLPQVYEPAMKAVLAHQRGLETIPKLARPKLAPVLAWEQALPAARGLMAQQAQARGFTVLAEKSLLYDPQRGIYRYDVRSSHDIRHKGGHTRLVMDAQTGAFKGLWLPTGAAAGDTLSTWLATLHMAAMWGWPLQLLVCLMGLAVTVLSVTGVHVWLRKRRAGRIAMG from the coding sequence ATGCGCGCGGTGATGTTGCCGGTGCACCGTTACGTGGGCTTGCTGCTGGCGGTATTCCTGGCGATGGCCGGCATCACGGGCAGCTTGCTGGCCTGGAACGAGGAACTGGAAGCGGCCATCAGCCCGCAACTGTTCCACGTGACGGCGCCAGCCACGGCAACGCGGATCGACCCGGTGCTGCTGCATGCGCGGGTCGCGGCCCGCTACCCGCACGCGCTGGCGGCACGGCTGCCGCTGGAGTTCAGCGATGGCCGTTCGGTGCTGTTCGCCTTGCGGCCACTGTCCAAGGGCCAGCCCTTGCCGAACGACCAGGTGTTTGTCGACCCTTATACAGGCCAGACATTGGGCGAGCGGCGCTGGGGAGACATCCGCCAGGGCGCGAAAAACCTGATGCCGTTTATTTATCGGCTGCATTATTCGCTGGCCCTGGACGGCATCGGCACTGTGCTGTTCGGCATCGTGGCCCTGCTGTGGACCTTGGACTGTTTTGCCGGCGCCTGGCTGACCTTGCCGAACAGGCCCGCCAGCGGCGAGCCGGCCCGGCGGTGGCCGGCGCGCTGGTGGCAGGCGTGGAAGTTTCGCAGCGGCAGCACGTATAAAATCAGCTTCAATCTGCACCGCGCGGGCGGTTTGTGGACCTGGGCCATGCTGTTCGTGCTGGCCTGGAGCAGCGTGGCCTTCAACCTGCCGCAAGTTTATGAGCCCGCCATGAAAGCCGTGCTTGCCCACCAGCGGGGACTGGAAACCATCCCGAAGCTGGCCAGGCCGAAGCTGGCGCCAGTGCTGGCCTGGGAACAGGCGCTGCCGGCCGCGCGCGGGCTGATGGCGCAGCAGGCGCAGGCGCGCGGTTTTACCGTGCTGGCGGAAAAGTCGCTGCTGTACGATCCCCAGCGCGGCATCTACCGCTATGACGTGCGCAGCAGCCACGATATCCGCCACAAGGGCGGCCATACCCGGCTGGTGATGGATGCGCAGACAGGCGCATTCAAGGGCCTGTGGCTGCCGACCGGCGCGGCGGCCGGCGATACGCTGTCGACCTGGCTGGCCACCTTGCACATGGCGGCCATGTGGGGCTGGCCGCTGCAGCTGCTGGTGTGCCTGATGGGGCTGGCGGTAACGGTGCTGAGCGTGACGGGCGTGCATGTGTGGCTCAGAAAAAGGCGGGCAGGGCGCATCGCCATGGGCTGA